TGTCCAGAATGACCGAGATGTAGTTGCGGACTGTTCCGGTGGTGATATACAGCTGGCTGGCGATCTCCTTCGTATTCTTGCCGTCGGCAATCAGCCCCAGCACTTCCTTCTCCCGCTCGGTCAGCGGATTCGCTTCCTTGCTGTAGGCTTCATCCATCAGCTCCGGCGCGTACATCCGTTTGCCGTCCATGACACTGCGGATCGACAGCGCCAGCTCCTCGCTGGGACTGTCCTTAAGCAGATAGGCATCCACTCCGGCCTTGACCGCACGCTCGAAGTACCCTGCCCGGGCAAACGTGGTCAGAATCATGATTTTGCAGCCTGCCCCCTTCAGGGCTTCTGCCGCTTCCAGGCCCGTCATAGCCGGCATCTCAATATCCATAATACAGATATCAGGCTGCAGCTGCTTCACCAGCTTCACAGCCTCTTCCCCGTTGCTCGCCTTGCCAACCACTTTCATGTCTTCCTCCAGGTCCAGCAGCGCCGACAGTGCTCCCAGCAGCATCCGCTGGTCTTCGGCTATCACGATTGATATCATTGCGCGTTCACCTCCATGTCCGGCTGCTGCGACGCATTCGGCACCTTAATCACTAGCGTAGTTCCTTCATCCTGGATCACTTCCATCGAACCGTTCACGAACTCCAGCCGCTCCCGCATTCCCTGCAGGCCATGCCCCTTATGATACAGCCTGGTCCCCTCAATCCCCGTGCCGTTATCCTTCACCTTAATCACCAGGTCTGTCCGGGAAGGCTCAATCTGGATCAGGCAGAGCGAGGCGCCGCTATGCTTCACCACGTTGGTTACGGCCTCCTTCATGCACATGCTCAGCACATTCTCGGTAATCAGCGAGGTATTGGTCAGAACGGGATCACCCTCCAGCATATAACCGATCTCCGCCGCCTGGAGGAATTGCCGGATGCGCACCAGCTCATCTTCAACCCGGATGCCCCGCATCTGTGTGATCATCTCCCGGACTTCCTTAAGCGCGCTGCGGGCGGTTACGCGGACATCGTTAATTTCGATCATGGCCTGTGCCGGATTCTTGCTGATCAGCTTGCCGGCCAGGTCACTCTTCAGTCCGATCAGTGACAGGCGTTGTCCCAGCGTATCATGCAGATCCCGGGAGATCCGCTGACGCTCTTCCATAATACCCAGCTCGGAGATCCGTTTGTTGGCATCCTCCAGCTGTTCCTCCAGCTTATCCTGCCTGTTGCGGTTATAGGTAGTGACCGGAAGCAGCACCACAGCAATGATACTGA
The sequence above is a segment of the Paenibacillus sp. FSL R7-0204 genome. Coding sequences within it:
- a CDS encoding response regulator transcription factor; the encoded protein is MISIVIAEDQRMLLGALSALLDLEEDMKVVGKASNGEEAVKLVKQLQPDICIMDIEMPAMTGLEAAEALKGAGCKIMILTTFARAGYFERAVKAGVDAYLLKDSPSEELALSIRSVMDGKRMYAPELMDEAYSKEANPLTEREKEVLGLIADGKNTKEIASQLYITTGTVRNYISVILDKLDVGNRIEAITRFKEKGWFK
- a CDS encoding sensor histidine kinase is translated as MQKWHHIFHKSTGLSPYVWVVFYILPFYFIFRSSSADRWVYGILMIMVFFACYVLSFKARGWVVYFWTSVQMIVSVTMTLLFGYMYFALFLAFFIGNIQKRAAFFTLYPIHLLTTIVAINYELIMRNPVFLSQLPFVLVSIIAVVLLPVTTYNRNRQDKLEEQLEDANKRISELGIMEERQRISRDLHDTLGQRLSLIGLKSDLAGKLISKNPAQAMIEINDVRVTARSALKEVREMITQMRGIRVEDELVRIRQFLQAAEIGYMLEGDPVLTNTSLITENVLSMCMKEAVTNVVKHSGASLCLIQIEPSRTDLVIKVKDNGTGIEGTRLYHKGHGLQGMRERLEFVNGSMEVIQDEGTTLVIKVPNASQQPDMEVNAQ